The Vibrio crassostreae genomic interval TGTTGACTACACTCCTGTACCGGTTCGTTCTGGTATCTCCAATTTTCTAGCCAACTTAGACGAGCCATCAAGCATGGTGAACAACCTCATTATGGGCAATGGCGAGAAAGCACTCGACCACTTTAACCGCTTTTGGATTAACTCGACTTTTGGTTTGTTAGGCTTAATCGATATTGCTAGCGAAGCAGGTATCACCAAATACGATGATAAGTCGTTCTCTGATGCGATTGGTCATTATGGAGTAGGGAACGGACCGTACTTCATGGTGCCGGGTTATGGCCCATTAACAACACGTGAAGTAACTGAAACCGTCGATGGTTTGTATGTACCTTTGTCTTTCTTGAACTTCTGGGCGAGTCTAGGCAAGTGGGCATTTGAGGGAATGGAAACTCGAGCTCAGTTAGTATCGCAAGAAGCCTTGTTAGATGATTCTCCGGATCCATACGCTTTAACGCGTGATGTTTATATTCAACGTCGTGACTTTAAAGCCGAGATTGAACCTGAAGAAGTTGATCTTGATGAAGAAGACTTCATTGATGGCTATTTAGAAGATTACTAAATAGAAGACCTTGAATAACAGGTAAAAGAAAGGCTCGATGTTGGAAGCAACATCGAGCCTTTTTAATGCTTATGACTTTAGATTAAGTCAAACAGATTAGAAGCGGTAGTTAGCTTGGATACCTACTAGCCAGATGCTACCTGTTACTTCACCTTCGAAGCTACCACCAAAGTAGTCAGCACCTGGCTCAAATGGCTGTAGTGTACCAAGGTCTGACTCTTGCATTCTCGCGTCTTTTGCTAGAATGTAGGTGAAGCCTGCATCTAGTGTAAGTTGCTCAGACCACTGGTAACCAGCACCGATACTTAACCAGGTGCGGTCAGTCTCAGGAATAGTTGCCGTGCGGTGCTTTTCGCTTACTGCTGAGGTGTCGTAAGCGATACCAGAACGTAGAGCCAGTTTAGGTGTCATTTGGTAAGTGGTACCAAGTGCAAAACGGTAGTTATCTTCCCAGTTTTCTTCCTTAATACCTACGCTTTTTTCTCCCGGAAAGTCTGCAACAAGTTCTTTGAAGCTGCTCCAGTTTGTCCAGTTAATGCTCGCATGCACTGCAACTTTATCAGTAAGTTGGTGGAAACTAGCAAGTTCTGCTGTTGCTGGAAGAGCAAGATCCATTGAACCGCTCTTGTGAGCCGCAGGATTTGTCGAGTTAAAACCGATGCCTTTAGCATAGCCTTCTAAAGTCAGGTCTACTTCCGATTTGTAGGTAAAGCCTAGGCGGTTATTTTCATTGATCTGCCAAGCTGTACCAACTTGCCATCCCCATGCAGTATCGTCACCTTCCATGTACTTTAAAGTGGTACCAGCTAACGGAGATTGAGGGCTAGCAATAGCACCAAAGCTACCTTCAGCCATGATATAGCGAACACCACCACCAATAGATACGCTTTCAAGTACTTGGTAAGCTGCGTTTAGGTTCAGCTCCATCGTGGTAACACTTGCTTCGTTACCATGGTTAGCACCACCAAAGTCTTTACCTAGATCTGTTTCCATACCGTAGTTAGTACCTGCAGCAAAACCTAATGCAAACTTGTCGTTGTACTTATGAGAAACATAGAAGTTTGGGATCACTGCGCTGTGAGCGAAATCACTTGAATTTGATGGAGTCGTTGAAGCACCACCAACTGAAGTAGATGTGCCGTCGATATCAATGTTTGGGTCAACATAGATAGCGCCAACAGAAACCTGAGTGCCTTCTAGGTAAGTCAGCATTGCTGGGTTACGCCATTGCGCGTCAGCACCGTCAGCCATTGCTGCTTCACCAGCATATGCACGGCCAAGACCTGTTGCCGAGTATTCTGCAAGCTGAAAACCTGCCGCTTGAGTTACGGTAGAAGTCGAAAGTAGTCCAACTGCCACTGCTGCAGATAGAAGAGTCTTATTCATTTTCATTATTATGTTCGCTGAATCATAAGTATTTAGTGGCGTGATTCTACTTTTAGAGTCATTACTTTAAAAATGAAATTCGAATAAAACAGTGTTTTAGGGATTTAATGAGCAATTGTGACTGATTATTAGGTAAATAGTCTGAATGTTTCGTCTGTGTTGCGAAATTTGAGCGTACACTTGTAGTCATATATGGCCCCTCCAGGCTACAGCTGTAAGCTTAAATTGATGTGGGTCAGTAACCTAGGCTATATAAAAGGGTCGCATAAAGCGACCCTTTGGATATTTATGACCTAGCTTATATTAGAAGCTACGGCTGTATTGTAGACCTAGAAGGATAGCATCGGCATGAGTCGTACCAGAAATAGATGAAACGGTGATTGGACCAAATTCTGTCGATTCGTTCACGTCAACATCATCACCCATCAGGTAAGTGAAACCAAAGTCGATGTTTGACTTTTCATCTAGGTGGTATGTAAAGCCTGCTGAGAACCACTGACGGTCTGAGTCAGGAACAGAGATTGAAGTTAGCTCATCCTGTGCGCTTGTGTCGTACATGTAACCTGCGCGTAATGTCCAAGTTTGGTTTAGGTAGTACGTACCACCAATAGCGTAGTGCATACCATTTTGCCATTCGTAGTCATTTAATACACCAGCATCTTTAGCTTCTAGCTTGTCAAATGAGCTCCAGCCGATCCATTGAACAGAGTAGTGTACTGCAAATTTTGTATTTTCAATGCGGTGGTAACCAGAGAACTCTAGTAGGTCTGGCAATGGCATTAACAAGGTATCGTTCTTATATTCAGTACCTGTGTAACTAATATCGCCTTTAGCTTCAAGCTCTGGAGAGTAGTGGTACGCTAAGCCGAAGCGGTTGTTTTCATCTAGTTCAAATACTGTACCTACGTTAAAGCCTAGCGCCCAACCGTCAGCATCAACATTTAAAGCATCACCT includes:
- a CDS encoding outer membrane protein transport protein, translating into MTTNNTRLFKKSLLAVTITLASSQAMAAGFQLNAQSATGIGRAFAGDAVIADNASVMARNPAAMALFDSVELSLGFESITSMIEVKDAKYYPGGITANPNAPSANYDDAGDTSIAPNIHLIVPVNDKFAWGVNAYSNFGTKTEFSADYAGNEFGGLTDVQSVNFGLAGSYRLNEQWSFGAGLDLIYGKGELQRPNPLGQPGDALNVDADGWALGFNVGTVFELDENNRFGLAYHYSPELEAKGDISYTGTEYKNDTLLMPLPDLLEFSGYHRIENTKFAVHYSVQWIGWSSFDKLEAKDAGVLNDYEWQNGMHYAIGGTYYLNQTWTLRAGYMYDTSAQDELTSISVPDSDRQWFSAGFTYHLDEKSNIDFGFTYLMGDDVDVNESTEFGPITVSSISGTTHADAILLGLQYSRSF
- a CDS encoding MlaA family lipoprotein; this encodes MSVSVLRLSSLLFIASLTVGCSSAPDESVNDDNLETSEYVEESHPNDPFEGFNRAMWDINYEYLDPYLVRPVSLAYVDYTPVPVRSGISNFLANLDEPSSMVNNLIMGNGEKALDHFNRFWINSTFGLLGLIDIASEAGITKYDDKSFSDAIGHYGVGNGPYFMVPGYGPLTTREVTETVDGLYVPLSFLNFWASLGKWAFEGMETRAQLVSQEALLDDSPDPYALTRDVYIQRRDFKAEIEPEEVDLDEEDFIDGYLEDY
- a CDS encoding outer membrane protein transport protein; this translates as MKMNKTLLSAAVAVGLLSTSTVTQAAGFQLAEYSATGLGRAYAGEAAMADGADAQWRNPAMLTYLEGTQVSVGAIYVDPNIDIDGTSTSVGGASTTPSNSSDFAHSAVIPNFYVSHKYNDKFALGFAAGTNYGMETDLGKDFGGANHGNEASVTTMELNLNAAYQVLESVSIGGGVRYIMAEGSFGAIASPQSPLAGTTLKYMEGDDTAWGWQVGTAWQINENNRLGFTYKSEVDLTLEGYAKGIGFNSTNPAAHKSGSMDLALPATAELASFHQLTDKVAVHASINWTNWSSFKELVADFPGEKSVGIKEENWEDNYRFALGTTYQMTPKLALRSGIAYDTSAVSEKHRTATIPETDRTWLSIGAGYQWSEQLTLDAGFTYILAKDARMQESDLGTLQPFEPGADYFGGSFEGEVTGSIWLVGIQANYRF